One genomic window of Nocardioides daphniae includes the following:
- a CDS encoding ATP-binding protein encodes MLFAEFFRSTNPDALKRPTGLGLPILRRIVQRHGGRVTVDSELGVGTTIRVLLPAADA; translated from the coding sequence ATGCTCTTCGCCGAGTTCTTCCGGTCGACCAACCCCGACGCCCTCAAGCGACCCACCGGGCTCGGCCTGCCGATCCTGCGCCGCATCGTCCAGCGCCACGGCGGCCGGGTCACCGTCGACTCCGAGCTGGGCGTGGGCACCACCATCCGCGTCCTCCTGCCGGCGGCCGACGCATGA